From Mucilaginibacter inviolabilis, a single genomic window includes:
- a CDS encoding alpha/beta hydrolase, with translation MNIIQKCLLLCCVIWTNALFAQPQGKVLEEETVKSSILKRNVKYTVYLPADYETANRSYPVVYLLHGYTDDNTGWLQFGEINRYADKAIAEGTIPPMVIVMPNADSSWYINSYDGKEKYEDFFIKEFMPQIEKVYRIKADKKYRGVAGLSMGGYGTLIYTIKYPQLFAAGAALSAAVFPDDQMTGMPDENWDRVFAQLYGRGLKGKDRLNKAWQANSVLSMVQDKSTEQLSGVRYWIDCGDDDFLTKGNCLLHIALTEKKVPHEFRVRDGAHTWTYWRTGITDALAFIGDSFRQK, from the coding sequence ATGAATATCATTCAGAAATGCCTGCTGCTCTGCTGTGTTATATGGACTAATGCCTTATTTGCACAACCACAAGGTAAAGTATTGGAGGAAGAAACCGTTAAAAGCAGTATTTTAAAGCGCAATGTAAAATATACTGTTTACCTGCCTGCCGATTATGAAACAGCCAACCGCAGCTACCCCGTTGTTTATTTACTGCATGGTTATACTGATGATAATACCGGCTGGCTGCAGTTTGGCGAGATAAACCGCTATGCCGATAAAGCCATCGCCGAAGGCACTATTCCACCAATGGTTATTGTAATGCCCAATGCCGATTCGAGCTGGTATATTAATTCCTATGATGGAAAAGAGAAATATGAGGATTTTTTCATTAAGGAATTTATGCCGCAGATTGAAAAGGTTTACCGTATTAAAGCCGATAAAAAATATCGCGGCGTAGCGGGTTTATCTATGGGTGGTTATGGAACATTGATTTATACTATCAAATACCCGCAACTGTTTGCGGCAGGAGCGGCCTTGAGCGCTGCGGTATTTCCAGACGATCAGATGACGGGCATGCCCGATGAAAACTGGGATAGGGTATTTGCACAGTTATATGGTCGCGGGCTCAAGGGTAAAGACCGCCTGAACAAGGCCTGGCAGGCTAATTCTGTTTTGAGCATGGTACAGGATAAATCCACAGAACAATTGAGCGGCGTACGTTATTGGATTGATTGTGGCGATGATGACTTTTTAACCAAAGGTAATTGCCTGCTGCATATAGCGCTGACGGAGAAAAAAGTACCACATGAATTTAGAGTACGCGATGGCGCTCACACCTGGACCTACTGGCGTACGGGTATTACCGATGCGCTGGCATTTATAGGCGATAGTTTCAGGCAGAAATAG
- a CDS encoding MBL fold metallo-hydrolase gives MRIKQTLLIITYILLPFITLAQPKNKPVFRLVPLGVLGGIDESNLSAYMLSAAGTDQYICLDAGTLHVGIQKAITNKTFRVSGERVLRQYIKGYFISHAHLDHIAGLIINSPEDSSKNIYGLQSTIETIKTHYFTWASWANFADQGETPALKKYRYQVLSPGTQTDIENTPLKVQAFPLSHSNLTSTAFLVQSNDDYILYLGDTGADAIEKSTNLQNLWQAVSPLIKSKRLKAILIEVSFPNEQPDKTLFGHLTPHWFMAEMDKLAGLTSPAELKGLNIVVTHLKPPVNSITQIKAQLKAANQLQLNLIYPVQGKALSF, from the coding sequence ATGCGCATTAAGCAAACTTTATTGATCATTACCTACATTTTACTGCCTTTTATTACATTGGCGCAACCTAAAAACAAACCCGTTTTTAGACTGGTGCCTTTAGGCGTGTTAGGTGGTATTGATGAAAGTAATTTGTCGGCTTATATGCTGTCTGCTGCTGGTACTGATCAATATATTTGTTTAGATGCAGGTACCTTGCATGTTGGTATCCAAAAAGCAATAACCAACAAAACTTTCCGGGTTTCTGGCGAAAGAGTATTGAGGCAATATATCAAAGGGTATTTTATATCACATGCTCACCTTGATCATATAGCTGGGCTCATCATCAATTCACCCGAAGACAGCAGCAAAAACATTTATGGTCTTCAGAGTACTATTGAAACCATCAAAACCCACTACTTTACCTGGGCAAGCTGGGCCAACTTTGCCGATCAGGGCGAAACGCCTGCTTTAAAAAAATACCGTTACCAGGTACTGAGCCCCGGCACCCAAACTGATATCGAAAACACCCCGCTTAAAGTGCAGGCATTTCCGTTGAGCCATTCCAACCTTACCAGTACCGCTTTTCTGGTACAAAGTAATGATGATTATATTTTGTACCTGGGCGATACCGGAGCAGACGCTATTGAAAAGAGCACAAATCTGCAAAATCTGTGGCAGGCTGTTTCTCCGCTCATCAAAAGTAAAAGGCTAAAAGCTATTCTTATTGAGGTATCTTTTCCTAACGAACAGCCGGATAAAACGCTTTTCGGGCATTTAACACCACATTGGTTTATGGCTGAAATGGACAAGCTAGCTGGGCTGACAAGTCCGGCCGAATTAAAAGGATTAAATATTGTAGTTACGCATCTTAAACCACCGGTAAACAGTATAACTCAGATCAAGGCCCAACTTAAAGCTGCCAATCAATTACAACTAAACCTCATATATCCTGTGCAGGGTAAAGCGCTTAGTTTTTAG
- a CDS encoding AI-2E family transporter — protein sequence MSAKKLIAPFYERLALTLIGFLALGYLIIIGKDLLDPMIFGFIFAILLLPIANFLEKKCRLPRSASSLISILLLIGFVYGVLYLVGSQISKVANDWPMLKNQVTQSLQDLQQWIQTAFHINTEKQMSYVHSTADKLMASGGDVLGTTFGAISSLMLFYVFILIFTFFILLYRRLLLRFIIWVFRDENQHIVMDIVENIQSILRQYILGLLLEMVIVAAVAISVFLLIGIKYAALLGIIVGLFNIIPYIGIFTALLLSAIITFATGSIKDTLFVMGSVIGIHAIDANLLLPTIVGSKVRLNALISFVGIIVGEMIWGLSGMFLSIPVIAIFKIIFDRIESLKPWGYLLGGDNENKKSAPIKIKAD from the coding sequence ATGTCTGCCAAAAAACTGATTGCCCCCTTTTACGAACGACTTGCATTAACATTAATAGGTTTTTTGGCGCTTGGTTATCTGATCATTATAGGTAAAGATTTGCTTGACCCCATGATATTCGGGTTCATTTTCGCAATATTACTGTTACCGATAGCTAACTTTCTGGAGAAGAAATGCAGGCTGCCGCGCAGTGCATCATCCTTAATATCTATATTATTGCTTATCGGTTTTGTTTATGGTGTATTATACCTGGTAGGCTCACAGATATCAAAAGTGGCCAACGACTGGCCCATGCTCAAAAACCAGGTAACACAATCATTACAAGACCTACAGCAGTGGATACAAACGGCATTCCATATTAATACTGAAAAGCAGATGAGCTATGTTCACAGTACTGCCGATAAGCTTATGGCTTCTGGGGGTGACGTTTTGGGCACAACCTTCGGAGCTATTTCGTCACTCATGCTTTTTTATGTATTCATCCTGATATTTACCTTTTTTATATTACTCTACAGAAGATTGCTGCTGCGTTTCATTATTTGGGTTTTCCGGGATGAAAACCAGCATATCGTAATGGATATAGTAGAAAATATCCAATCTATACTAAGACAATATATCCTGGGCTTACTTTTAGAAATGGTGATTGTAGCTGCTGTTGCTATCAGTGTTTTCCTGCTCATTGGCATCAAATACGCTGCATTGTTGGGTATTATCGTAGGCCTGTTCAACATCATACCTTATATCGGTATTTTTACGGCCTTGCTGCTTAGCGCCATTATTACTTTTGCAACCGGGAGCATTAAAGATACTCTATTCGTAATGGGCAGTGTGATCGGTATCCATGCAATAGATGCCAACCTCCTGTTACCAACCATTGTTGGTTCAAAAGTGAGGCTTAACGCATTGATATCATTTGTGGGGATCATTGTAGGTGAGATGATATGGGGTTTGTCGGGCATGTTTTTATCCATACCGGTTATTGCTATTTTCAAAATCATATTTGACCGTATCGAAAGTTTAAAACCGTGGGGCTACCTGCTTGGTGGCGATAATGAAAACAAAAAATCTGCTCCTATCAAAATAAAAGCAGACTAA
- a CDS encoding DUF6496 domain-containing protein, whose protein sequence is MARYSEKASEKVEKTMHEMKEGKLKSGSGKKVTSKKQAIAIGLSEARKEGAKVPKKKS, encoded by the coding sequence ATGGCAAGGTATTCAGAAAAAGCAAGTGAAAAAGTTGAAAAAACTATGCACGAAATGAAAGAAGGTAAACTCAAAAGCGGTAGCGGCAAAAAAGTGACCAGCAAAAAGCAGGCTATTGCTATAGGCTTATCCGAGGCGCGTAAAGAAGGAGCCAAGGTGCCTAAAAAGAAAAGTTAG